In Streptomyces liangshanensis, the DNA window CTCCGGCCGCCCGCGCTCGGCGAGCTGGACCGCCAGCTCGCTCTTCAGCGCGATCACCGCGAGGTTGCGGCCCATCACGTCGTGCAGGTCGCGGCCGAAGCGCAACCGCTCCTCCGCGACCGCGAGGCGCGCCTGGAGCTCGCGGGCCGCGTCGAGCTCCCGGACGGTGCTGAGCAGCCAAGCAGAGAGCACGTACGTGAAGACGATGCCCGCGCTCGCGCACGCGACGGCCAGGACCATGCCGAAGGCCTGGGGCCCGGGCAGGCGCATCGCCACCGTGAGAACCCCGGTGGTCGCGGTCGTGCCCAGCACCGCGTACGCCATGTGCCGGGTCGTGCGCAGCACCAGCGACATCGCGCCGAGGCCGTAGCTGGCGAACGCGACCAGCACCACGGCGGCCGAATCGTCGTTGCTGAGGACACCGCTGCTAGCCAGCGCGATCACCACGGCCGCGCACATCGCCGTCAGCGCGGCCGTCGCCAGACCCAGCCTTACGGGCCGCTCGCGCCGGCCCAGCCGCCAGTCCAGCGCCCTGGCCTGGAGGAGGGTGCTCATGCCGGCGTGCAGGCAGGCCAGCAGGAGCAGCCAGCCCCCGAGCGGATCCATGATCCAGACCAGGCTGACCTCGATCAGCGCGAAGCTGTGGAAGGTCCACCGGGTGTAGCTCTCGACCTTGCCCGGCTTGCTCTTCCGGTGCCATCGGTCCGTCAGTCCGGACATCGCATCCTTTCCGTCCCGCCCTCGGTTGGTCCCGCGCCCGCTCGATCCCGAGCCCGCCCAGTCCCGCCCCCGTGCCCGCCCATCCTCGTGCGCACGCCTCACCCCCGTGCCCGCCCACCCTCGTGCGCCCGCCCCACCCCCACACCTACCTCGGCGCCGGGCCTCCCACCCCTACCTCGGCGCCGCGGGCCGGCCGGGCCCCACCTCAGCGCCGCGGCTCCCACCGGAACCACTTCCGCACGGCGTACAGCGCCAGCACCGTCCAGGCCACCGCGCCGATCCCCGCCCCGAGCAGCCCCGCCCCGTCGACCCCGCCGATCAGGCCCGCGCGTACCAGCGTCATCACCCCGGTCATCGGCAGCAGCTCGCACACGGACGCCACCCGGTCGGGCAGGGAGTCCAGCGGGACGAACAGGCCGGAGCCGACCAGCGAGACCAGGAACAGCGGCATCGTCGTGATCTGCGCGCTCTCCACGGTACGGGTGATGACGGAGGTCGTCGCCGCCAGCGCCGTGAGCAGCACGATCGCCACCAGCAGGCCCGCGACGAGCAGGTCGGGCCGGTGGATCCCGCCCACGTCGAGGAACACGCCGGCCGCCGCCACCAGGACCACGGACTGCGCCAGCGCCAGCGCGGCGGCGGGCAGCGCGGTCCCGGCGAGGATCTCGTGGTCGGCGGTCTCGCCCGTGCGGAGCCGCTTGAGCACCAGCTCCTCGCGCCGGGAGGTGTACGCGGCGACGAGGTTCGAGTAGACGACCATCAGCAGGACCGTGCCGACGCCACCGGCGAGGGCCGCCTCCGCGGCGGTCACCCCGGCGTCGCCCAGGTCGGCCCCATCGAGCGTGATCTTGATCGAGCCCATCATCGCGAGGGGCACGAACAGCGCGGTGAACAGCGCCGTCCTGTTCCGTGCGAGCAGCGTCAGCTCGGCCCGCCCGAGAGCGCCCAGCCGCCCGGCGGCCGTGGTCAGCGCACCCGTACCGTCGCCGTCACCCCGCACGGCACCCACCCCACCCCTCGTGTCCGTGTCCGCGTTCGCGTTCGCCTTCGTGTTCATGCCCTTGCTCGTGTTCGTGTTCGTGTTCATCGTGTGTCCGCCGTTTCCGCGCCGCGCGCCGCGATGTCGAGGAAAGCGTCTTCGAGCGAGGCGGACCGGGCGTCCAGCTCCGCCAGCTGTACGTCCGACTCCCGCGCCCACCGCAGGAGTTCGTGCAGGTCCTCCTGGAGCCGCCGGGTCCGGATCTCGACCCGCCGCCCCTCCGCGCCGGCCCGCAGCGACAGCGGCAGCCGTTCGGGCAGCACCCCGTGGGGCAGGACGAACCGGATCGTGGCCGGCCGGGCCTCGGTCACCTCGGCCGGTGTGCCCGAGGTCACGATGCGCCCCTGGTGCATGATCGCCAGCCGGTCGGCCAGCGCCTCGGCCTCCTCCAGGTAGTGCGTGGTCAGCAGTACGGAGGTGCCCTCGTCCCGCAGGGCCCGTACCAACTCCCACGTGTCGCGCCGCCCTTCGGCGTCCAGACCGGTGGTCGGCTCGTCGAGGAAGAGCACCTCGGGCCGGCCCAGCAGCGCCAGCGCCAGGTCCAGGCGCCGCCGCTCGCCGCCCGAGAGCTGCTTGACCCGGACCCGCGCCCGCCCGGTGAGCCCGACCAGGCCCAGCGCCTCGTCCGTCGGCCGCGCGCCGCTCGTGCAGCCGGCGCACATCCGTACCGTCTCCGCGACGGTCAGGTCGGAGGGGAAGCCGCCCTCCTGGAGCATCACCCCGATCCGGGGGCGGACGGCGGCGCGCTCGGTGTACGGGTTGTGGCCGAGGACCCGTACGCCTCCGCCGTCCGGGCGGGCGAGGCCCTCCAGCACCTCCACGGTGGAGGTCTTGCCGGCGCCGTTCGTGCCGAGCAGGGCGAACAGCTCGCCCCGTCCGACGGAGAAGGAGACGCCGTCCACGGCGGTGAAGCCGCCGCTGTAGGTGCGGCGCAGCTCGTCGGTCTCGATGACGGGGTCGTCGGGATGCGAAGTCGGTGTCATGTCTTCCAGGCTTCCGCCGGACCGGACGACCCGGCAGTGCGCCCTGTCACCGCCGCCGATGACATTTGTCATCGGGCGCACACGCTCACACGCTCATGCGCTCACCCGCATACGAAGAAACCCCCGGTCGGATGACCGGGGGTTTCCCCTTCTTGAGCGGACGACCAGGTTCGAACTGGCGACCTCAACCTTGGCAAGGTTGCGCTCTACCAACTGAGCTACGTCCGCATCGCATCGAGATCGAGCAATCGATGCCTGCCTCGCATCACTCTACCTGATCCACCGGAGTGGACCGAAGATCGAGCGATGCAGAGCGGGTGACAGGAATTGCACACTGCGCCTCCCCCTTGGAAAGGGGGCGTTCTACTACTGAACTACACCCGCACGCTGCTTGGGGTTCGGCCCTTCGGCCTTGCCCTTCGGCGTGCTCCAGACTCTAGCCGATCAGCGAGGGTGGTTCCAACTCGGTTCGCCGCCGCGCCTCTCGGCCGTCTCCCGGCCGCCGCCCGGCCGTCTCCGGCCCGCCGCCCGGTCGTTGTGCGGGCGGCGGGCCGGCCGCCGTCCGGCGCCGCCCGCCGGTGCCGGCGACCGTCCCCGGCGCGGCACCCGGGCGGCGCCCCGGGCTCAACTCGCTTCCCTGAAAGCCTCGTAGACGCGCTTCGGGATCCGGCCCCGCGCCGGCACGTCCATCTTGTGGGAGAGCGCCCACGCCCGGACGGCCGCCGGATCGGGGGCCAGGGCGGTGTGCCGGTAGGTGGTGCGGTTCTTGCCGTTCCTCGCGGCGTTCGTCTGCCTGCGGCCCGCGGCCAGGTAGGGGGCCAGGGCCTTGCGCAGTTTCTTCGCGTTGGCGGGATTGAGGTCGATCACGTACGACTTCCCGTCCAGACCGAACGCGATCGTTTCCGCCGCTTCTCCACCGTCGAGATCGTCGGAGAGTGTGACCACTACGCGCTGCGCCACGGATATCGGTCCTTTCTTGCGGTACCGCCTTGCCCCACGCCGTGCGGAAACACGGCTGACGTGCGGCGATACCGGCCTTCCGGCTGTTAAGGGACAATGCGGCTTTCCGTTGTATTCCTTTGTACAGCGGTCGGCCCGGCATTGTGAAGCCCAGCCAATTGCATCCGCGTGTCTCACGGCAATGGGCGAGCCGACTTTTTCCCGGGATTTTTCCCTGGCGGCCCCCCGGCGGAAATCATGGTGTGATCCGCGGCGTGATCTGCCGCGGGGCTTCTGGGGCAGCGTATCCCTGTTCATATCTACTCGCGTAGATTTTCCGGCCGGGTACGCTGAGGGGACCTCGGGGGGTCGAGGGGGATTCCCCTGGAGAACACAGCCGCACCACACCACCGGGAGTGCCAGTGGCACGCGTCGTAGTCGACGTCATGCTCAAGCCGGAGATCCTCGACCCGCAGGGCCAGGCGGTGCAGCGCGCGCTGCCCCGGCTGGGCTTCGAGGGGATCGCCGACGTCCGCCAGGGAAAGCGTTTCGAGTTGGAGGTGGACGGGCCGGTCGACGAGGCCGCTCTCGCCCGTATCCACGAGATCGCCGAGACCTTCCTCGCGAACACCGTCATCGAGGACTTCGTCGTGAAGGTCGAGGAGCCGAAGTGACCGCTCGTATCGGAGTCGTCACCTTCCCCGGCACGCTCGACGACCGCGACAGCCTGCGGGCCGTCCGGATCGCCGGCGCGGAGCCCGTCTCCCTGTGGCACCGCGACAAGGACCTCCACCAGGTCGACGCGGTCGTCCTGGCCGGCGGTTTCAGTTACGGGGACTATCTGCGGGCCGGGGCCATCTCCCGGTTCTCGCCCGTCATGGCCACGGTGATCGAGCAGGCGAAGGCCGGTATGCCGGTCCTCGGAATCTGCAACGGCTTCCAGATCCTCACCGAGTCGCATCTGCTGCCGGGCGCCATGCTGCGCAACAACCACCTGCACTTCATCTGCCGCGATCAGAAACTGCGGGTGGAGAGCGCGGACACCGCCTGGACCTCCGACTATTCCGCGGGCCAGGAAATCTCCGTCCCCCTCAAGAACATCGACGGCCGGTACGTCGCCGACGAGCGCACGCTCGACGAGCTGGAGGCCGAGGGCCGGGTCGCGTTCCGCTACCTGGACGGCAACCCGAACGGTTCGCTGCGCGACATCGCCGGCATCTCGAACGCGGCGGGCAACGTCGTCGGCCTGATGCCGCACCCCGAGCACGCCGTGGAGCCGCTGATCGGTACGGGCCGTACCGACGGCCTGGGATTCTTCACCTCGATCCTGAAGAAGCTGGTAAGCGCCTGATGACCCTGGACACCGTCAAGCACGCGAGCGCGACGCCCGACGTCGAACTGCCCTGGAAGGAGCTCGGCCTCAAGGAGGACGAGTACGCCAAGGTCCGCGAGATCCTCGGCCGCCGGCCGACCGGCGCCGAGCTGGCCATGTACTCCGTCATGTGGTCGGAGCACTGCTCGTACAAGAGCAGCAAGGTCCACCTCAAGCAGTTCGGCGACAAGGTCCCCGCCAACGACGCCATGCTCGTCGGCATCGGCGAGAACGCGGGCGTCGTGGACGTCGGCCAGGGGTACGCGGTCACCTTCAAGGTCGAGTCCCACAACCACCCGTCGTACGTCGAGCCCTACCAGGGCGCGGCCACCGGCGTCGGCGGCATCGTGCGCGACATCATCGCGATGGGCGCCCGCCCGGTCGCGGTCGTGGACCCGCTGCGGATGGGCGCGGCCGACCACCCCGACACCCGGCGGGTCCTGCCCGGCGTGGTGGCGGGCATCGGCGGGTACGGCAACTCGCTCGGCCTGCCGAACATCGGCGGCGAGCTCGTCTTCGACGCCTGCTACCAGGGCAACCCGCTGGTCAACGCCGGCGCCATCGGCGTCATGCGGCACGAGGACATCCACCTCGCCAAGGCCTCGGGCCCCGGCAACAAGGTGATCCTGTACGGCGCCCGCACCGGCGGCGACGGCATCGGCGGCGCCTCGATCCTGGCCTCCGAGACGTTCGACGACACCAAGCCGTCGAAGCGTCCCGCCGTCCAGGTCGGCGACCCGTTCCAGGAGAAGCTCCTCATCGAGTGCACGCTGGAGGCCTTCGCCGAGAAGCTCGTCGTCGGCATCCAGGACCTCGGCGCGGCCGGCCTGTCCTGCGCGACGAGCGAGCTGGCGTCGAACGGCTCCGGCGGCATGCGCGTCGAGCTGGACGACGTACCGCTGCGCGACTCCACGCTCTCGCCCGAGGAGATCCTCATGAGCGAGTCGCAGGAACGCATGTGCGCGGTCGTCGAGCCCGACAAGGTCGAGCGGTTCCTCGCGATCTGCGAGAAGTGGGACGTCATCGCCACCGTCGTCGGCGAGGTCACCGACGGCGACCGGCTGGAGATCTTCTGGCACGGCGAGAAGATCGTGGACGTCGACCCGCGCACGGTCGCGCACGACGGCCCCGTCTACAACCGCCCGTTCGCCCGCCCGTCCTGGCAGGACGCCCTCCAGGCCGACGACGCGAACAAGCTGCCGCGGCCCACCACCCCGGAGCAGCTGCGCGAACAGGTCCTGGCGCTGCTGTCGTCGCCGAACCAGGCGTCCAAGGCGTGGGTCACCGACCAGTACGACCGCTTCGTGCAGGGCAACACCGTGCTCGCGCAGCCCGAGGACGCGGGCATGATCCGCGTCAACGAGGAGACCGGCCTCGGCGTCGCCATCGCCACGGACGGCAACGGCCGCTTCACCAAGCTCGACCCGTACACCGGCGCGCAGCTCGCGCTGGCGGAGTCGTACCGCAATGTCGCCGCCTCCGGCGCGAAGCCCCTCGCGATCTCGGACTGCCTGAACTTCGGCTCCCCCGAGGACCCGGACGTCATGTGGCAGTTCGCCGAGGCGATCCGCGGGCTCGCGGACGGCTGCCTCCAGCTCGGTACGCCGGTCACCGGCGGCAACGTCTCGCTCTACAACCAGACGGGCGACGCGGCGATCCACCCGACGCCGGTCGTCGCCGTCCTCGGCGTGATCGACGACGTGGCCCGCCGTACGCCGATCGCCTTCAAGGAAGAGGGCCAGCTCCTCTACCTGCTGGGCGACACCCACGAGGAGTTCGGCGGGTCGGCCTGGTCGCAGGTCGTCCACGACCACCTCGGCGGGCTGCCGCCGAAGGTCGACCTGGAGCGCGAGCGGCTCCTCGGCGAGATCCTGATCTCGGCGTCCCGCGACGGCATGATCGACGCGGCGCACGACCTGAGCGACGGCGGTCTGGTCCAGGCGGTCACCGAGTCCTGCCTGCGCGGCGGGAACGGCGCCCGGCTGGTCGTGCCCGACGGCCTCGACGCCTTCACCTTCCTGTTCAGCGAGTCGGCCGGCCGCGCGGTCGTGTCCGTCCCGCGCAGCGAGGAACTCCGCTTCACCGACATGTGCGGGGCGCGCGGCCTGCCCGCGACCCGCGTCGGTGTGGTGGACGGCGAGGAGATCGAGGTCCAGGGCGAGTTCGGCATCCCGCTGAGCGAGGTCGCGGAGGCCCACCGGGGCACCATCCCCGCGCTCTTCGGCTGATTCGAGCCATGGTTGGCTGGACGCGCACGTGTCCGGACGTGCGTACGCGTCCCGCTGTGCGCACAGGACACGCATGACCGAGGGATGGACCGCATGGCGTTCGAGTACAAGGTCGTGACGTTCCGGGAATCGCTCATCGGCGACGCCCTGGACAGCGACAAGCTGGAGAAGACGCTCAACAAGCACGCCGAGGACGGGTGGGCCCTCAAGGCCATCACCGCGGCGGACGTCAAGGGCCGCATCGGCCCCGGCGCCGTCGAGGGCCTGCTGCTCACCCTGGAGCGTCCGCGCCAGGCGTGAGGTCCGACGGTGTACGGCCCCGAGCCCCCGACCGGTTCTCCGGTCGGGGGCTCGGGGCGTTCCGGCACTCCGTTAGCCTCGCGGTCATGCCCCCGGCCAAGAAGCGATCGCGCAAGTACGACCCCGACAAGACCCGAGCCGCCGTGTCGGCGCAGTTCGCGGCGGTACGGGAAGCCGTCGCCGGCCTCACCGACACCCAACTCGCCGGGCCCGCCACCGGACTCGACGGCTGGACGGTACGGGACCTGGCCGCGCACCTGGCGATGGTCGTCGAGTCGGTCGCCGTCGCCGCCGAGGGACCCGAGGTCGCGCCGGGCGGCCCGGTGGTGGGGCTGGGCGAGTGGCCGTTCGCGACGGCCGCGTACGCGGACGACATCAGCGAGGACGTCCGGACCCTCGCCGCGTCCGCGCCGGTCGCCGAGACGCTCGCGCGGGCCGCGGACCGTTTCGGGGCGGCGCTCCCCGGCGTCCCGGACGACAAGCTGGTGCCGGTACGGGTCGGGACGATGCGGCTGGCGGACTTCCTGGTCACGCGGACGGTCGAGCTGGTCGTCCACACCGACGACCTGAACCGCGCGACCGGCCTGGCCGTCCCGTACGACCGTCAGGCCCTCGCCGCCTGCACGCGGCTGCTCGCGGACGGCCTCGCGGCGAAGGCGCCCGGCGCGTCGACCGAGGTACGGATCCCCCCGTACGCGGTCGTCCAGTGCGTGGAAGGCCCCCGCCACACGCGCGGCACCCCACCCAACGTGGTGGAGACGGACCCCCTCACCTGGATCCGCCTGGCCACGGGCCGCACGACGTGGGCGTCAGCCCTGGACTCGGCGACCGTGACCGCAAGCGGCGAACGCGCGGACCTGTCCGGTCTGCTTCCGTTGATGAGCTGACCGGCTGATCCGGCAGGGCTTTAGAGCAGTTCCGTCTCGGCCGCGAGGGCGACCAGGGCGGTCCACGCGCCGGGGGTCAGCATGAGAACCGGGCCCGTCGGCATCTTGCTGTCCCGTACGGGGACCAGTCCGGTCGCAGTGAGGGCGGCGGGGGCGAACTCGACGCAGTTGCCGCCGTCGGTGTTGCTGTAGCTCGACTTGATCCACTCCACGCGGGACGTTTCCTGCGAAATGCTCATGTGGGAAGTGCCTCCATGGCGGATGCGATGAGGGCGCCGGTCTCACGGGGAGACAGCGCGTTGGCCCTCATCACATCGTAGGCCCGGCGGTGTCGGGCCACATTGGCCGCGTCTTCCAGCAACTGGCCCGTGGTGATGCTCTCTTCGTAAGCGACGCTTGTTCCGTTGTCCAGCGTCAGAAGCGTCAGCGAGCCGCCCAGCAGCGCATGAGCCCCATGCTTGAACGGCAGAACCTGGATGATTCCGACCGGACTGTCCACGAGGGGCAACAGCGCTTCCAACTGGGCCCGCATCACCTCCGGCGCACCGATGGTCCGCCGCAGGACTCCCTCGTCCAGGATCACCGAGAGGTAGGGCCGGGCGGGCCCTTGCAGCAGGCTTCGCCGACCCATGCGCGCCGCGACCTTCTCGTCGATCTCGGCGGCGGTGGATTCGGGGTTGCCCTGCCTGAGGAGTTCGCGCGCGTACGCCTCGGTCTGGGCGAGGCCCGGGACGGTGTGCCCGGAGTACTCCTCGATCGTCACGGCCCGCGCCTCCAGCTCCATGCGCCGCCGGTACTTGTCGGGATGGACCTCGTTGCGAGCCAGCGCGTACAGCTTCGCGAACAGCCCGTCCGTCCCGAACGCCGCGTCCAGCTTGTCCGCCAGGTCCGGCGCGATCATCGCTTGCGCCGTCTCGTACCGGTGCAGCGCACTCCGCGAGTACCGGATGACGGCGGCCAGGTCCTCCAGAGACATCCCAGCCTGTTCCCGCAACCTGCGCATCTCCGCTCCGAACAGGTGCCGGACCGACCGGTCGGGGGTCAGTTCGCGAGGGCGTGGGGTCATGGGGGCGACCTCGATTCTCTGTGGGGGCCCTTCCAGACGTCCGAGACGTCGGCCACTCGGGATCGTATGCAGGAGCGCCGCCCCCTTTCATACGGATGGTGATTCTCCGGTCACGGAGAGGATTCCCGCCCGCCGGGCTCCCGCACGCCTGGGCGCCCGCCCGCATGGAACCGTCCGCCCGTGTGATCCGTCCCACCCGCATGCAGAAGCAGCAGAGCATCACGGTTACCGCGGTCACCGCACTCGCGCTGTTCGGCCTTGCGGCGTGCGGTAGCGAGACCACCTCGACGACGGGGGCGGGGGGTGATGACGCGTCCGTGCGGGAGTCGGCGCTCGCCGGTGTCCGGTGGCACCTGGAGAGCGTGACGGTCGACGGGAGAAGGACCGCCGGGGTGGCGGGGACCTCGCTGGAGTTCGGCGACTCGACGCGGGCGACGCTGGCCACCGGGTGTGACGAGTACGCGGTGGACGTGTCCGTCGCCGGTGACACCGTGACCGTCGGTGGGAAGCGGGCGACGGCGACCGCCTCGTGCACGATGAACCTCGACGCCCTGGACAAGGCGCTGGACGAGGCCTTCACCGGGAAGCTGACAGCGAAGGTGGCCGGCGACCGCCTCACCCTGACCTCCTCCGACGGCGACGTCCTGGCCCTGACCAGCGGATCTCCCGCGCCCCTCACCGGTACGAAGTGGACCGTGAACGCGCTGGCCTCCGACGGGAGCGCGGCGCGGCTGCCCGCCGGGACGGACGGCTCGGCGACCTTCACGCTGGGCGCGGACGGTTCCGTACGGGGCAATCTGGGCTGCAACGGGTTCAGCGCCCGGGCGAAGGTCGCCGGGGACACGATCACGTTCAGCAGGGTGATCTCGACGAAGATGGCTTGTTCCGGCCCCCGGTCGGCGGTCGAGAGGCACCTGGCCAAGGTCCTGCGCGGCACGGTCACGTATGACCTCAACCACGGTGGCCTGTGGCTCACGGGGGAGGACGGCGGACTCGCCGCGCTGCCCGCCCCGAAGGGGTGACGACCGGGTCCCACAGCCTCCGCACCGGCCCGGCACAGGCCCCGCACCGGCCAGGACCGGCCCGTACCCCCGATCCGCGCGCTCCCGGCGAGCCCAGATTCCGCGTACAGGACGAAGCGGCGCGGTTACGGAACGTACGGGCCGGGAGGTCGGAATCCGGCCAGGTCCGATCCCCAATTCGGACCAGTGGTCGATCTCGCCTACACTCGGTGGCGTGCCTCGTGGTGATGGACGACTCAACCACGACCTGCTCCCCGGTGAGAAAGGCCCCCAGGACGCGTGTGGCGTCTTCGGAGTCTGGGCCCCGGGCGAAGAGGTCGCCAAGCTCACCTATTTCGGACTGTATGCCCTGCAGCACCGTGGACAGGAGTCCGCGGGCATCGCAGTGAGCAACGGGTCCCAGATCCTGGTCTTCAAGGACATGGGCCTGGTCTCACAGGTCTTCGACGAAACGTCCCTCGGCTCCCTCCTGGGCCATATCGCGGTGGGCCATGCCCGCTACTCCACCACCGGAGCCTCGGTGTGGGAGAACGCGCAGCCGACCTTCCGGGCCACGGCCCACGGCTCGATCGCGCTCGGTCACAACGGGAACCTGGTCAACACCGCCCAGCTCGCGGAGATGGTCGCCGACCTCCCCAAGGAGAACGGCCGGCCCACGCGCGTGGCCGCCACCAACGACACCGACCTGGTCACGGCGCTCCTCGCCGGCCAGACGGACGACGACGGCAAGCCCCTCACGGTCGAGGAAGCCGCCGCCAAGATCCTGCCCGACGTCCAGGGAGCCTTCTCGCTCGTCTTCATGGACGAGCACACCCTCTACGCCGCCCGTGACCCGCAGGGCATCCGCCCGCTCGTCCTCGGCCGGCTGGAGCGCGGCTGGGTCGTCGCCTCCGAGGGCGCGGCCCTCGACATCTGCGGCGCCTCCTTCGTCCGCGAGATCGAGCCCGGCGAGCTCATCGCCATCGACGAGAACGGTCTGCGCACCCAGCGATTCGCGGAAGCGAAGCCCAAGGGCTGTGTCTTCGAGTACGTCTACCTGGCGCGTCCCGACACGGACATCGCCGGTCGGAACGTGTATCTGTCCCGGGTGGAAATGGGCCGGAAACTCGCGAAAGAAGCACCCGTCGAGGCCGATCTGGTCATAGCGACCCCGGAGTCCGGCACCCCCGCCGCCATCGGCTACGCCGAGGCGAGCGGTATCCCGTACGGCTCGGGCCTGGTCAAGAACGCGTACGTCGGCCGGACCTTCATCCAGCCGTCCCAGACCATCCGCCAGCTGGGCATCCGGCTGAAGCTCAACCCGCTCAAGGAAGTCATCCGGGGCAAGCGCCTGGTGGTCGTGGACGACTCGATCGTCCGCGGCAACACACAGCGCGCGCTCGTCAAGATGCTCCGCGAGGCGGGCGCCGCCGAGGTCCACATCCGGATCTCGTCCCCGCCGGTCAAGTGGCCCTGCTTCTTCGGCATCGACTTCGCGACCCGCGCCGAGCTGATCGCCAACGGCATGACGATCGACGAGATCGGTGTCTCGCTGGGCGCCGACTCCCTCTCGTACATCTCCCTCGACGGGATGATCGAGGCGACCACCATCGCCAAGCCGAACCTCTGCCGTGCCTGCTTCGACGGCGAGTACCCGATGGATCTCCCCGACCCCGAGCTGCTCGGCAAGCAGCTGCTGGAGACCGAGCTCGCGGCAGGACCGGCCAACGCGGCCGCCGAGGCGCTCCGCCGCCCGTAGTTCCGCATCCCCAGGACGACCGGTTCCGCATCCGTTTGCCGACCGCATGACGACAGGAAAGTACTCAGCCATGTCCGATACGACCACTGGTGCCAGCTACGCGGCCGCGGGCGTCGACATCGAAGCCGGTGACCGCGCGGTCGAGCTGATGAAGGAGTGGGTGAAGAAGACGAAGCGCCCCGAGGTCCTCGGCGGCCTCGGCGGTTTCGCCGGCCTCTTCGACGCCTCCGCCCTCAAGCGCTACGAGCGGCCGCTCCTCGCCTCCGCCACCGACGGTGTCGGTACGAAGGTCGACCTGGCCCGCAAGATGGGCGTGTACGACACCATCGGCCACGACCTCGTCGGAATGGTCGTCGACGACCTGGTCGTCTGCGGCGCCGAGCCGCTCTTCATGACCGACTACATCTGCGTCGGCAAGGTCCACCCCGAGCGGGTCGCCGCCATCGTCAAGGGCATCGCGGAAGGCTGCGTCCTCGCGGGCTGCGCCCTGGTCGGCGGCGAGACCGCCGAACACCCCGGGCTGCTCGGCGAGGACGACTTCGACGTCGCCGGCGCGGGGACCGGCGTGGTCGAGGCGGACCAGCTGCTCGGCCCGGATCGTATCCGTACGGGTGACGCGGTGATCGCCATGGCGTCCTCCGGTCTTCACTCCAACGGGTACTCGCTGGTCCGGCACGTGGTCTTCGACCGGGCCGGCTGGTCGCTGGACCGCGAGGTCCCCGAGTTCGGCCGCACCCTCGGCGAGGAACTGCTGGAGCCCACGAAGATCTACTCGCTCGACTGCCTGGCGCTCACCAGGACCACCGAGGTGCACGCGTTCAGCCACGTCACCGGCGGCGGCCTCGCGGCGAACCTCGCCCGGGTCGTCCCGGACGCGCTGCACGCCCGGGTGGACC includes these proteins:
- a CDS encoding maleylpyruvate isomerase family mycothiol-dependent enzyme — translated: MPPAKKRSRKYDPDKTRAAVSAQFAAVREAVAGLTDTQLAGPATGLDGWTVRDLAAHLAMVVESVAVAAEGPEVAPGGPVVGLGEWPFATAAYADDISEDVRTLAASAPVAETLARAADRFGAALPGVPDDKLVPVRVGTMRLADFLVTRTVELVVHTDDLNRATGLAVPYDRQALAACTRLLADGLAAKAPGASTEVRIPPYAVVQCVEGPRHTRGTPPNVVETDPLTWIRLATGRTTWASALDSATVTASGERADLSGLLPLMS
- a CDS encoding DUF397 domain-containing protein, giving the protein MSISQETSRVEWIKSSYSNTDGGNCVEFAPAALTATGLVPVRDSKMPTGPVLMLTPGAWTALVALAAETELL
- a CDS encoding helix-turn-helix domain-containing protein → MTPRPRELTPDRSVRHLFGAEMRRLREQAGMSLEDLAAVIRYSRSALHRYETAQAMIAPDLADKLDAAFGTDGLFAKLYALARNEVHPDKYRRRMELEARAVTIEEYSGHTVPGLAQTEAYARELLRQGNPESTAAEIDEKVAARMGRRSLLQGPARPYLSVILDEGVLRRTIGAPEVMRAQLEALLPLVDSPVGIIQVLPFKHGAHALLGGSLTLLTLDNGTSVAYEESITTGQLLEDAANVARHRRAYDVMRANALSPRETGALIASAMEALPT
- a CDS encoding META domain-containing protein, with the translated sequence MIRPTRMQKQQSITVTAVTALALFGLAACGSETTSTTGAGGDDASVRESALAGVRWHLESVTVDGRRTAGVAGTSLEFGDSTRATLATGCDEYAVDVSVAGDTVTVGGKRATATASCTMNLDALDKALDEAFTGKLTAKVAGDRLTLTSSDGDVLALTSGSPAPLTGTKWTVNALASDGSAARLPAGTDGSATFTLGADGSVRGNLGCNGFSARAKVAGDTITFSRVISTKMACSGPRSAVERHLAKVLRGTVTYDLNHGGLWLTGEDGGLAALPAPKG
- the purF gene encoding amidophosphoribosyltransferase encodes the protein MPRGDGRLNHDLLPGEKGPQDACGVFGVWAPGEEVAKLTYFGLYALQHRGQESAGIAVSNGSQILVFKDMGLVSQVFDETSLGSLLGHIAVGHARYSTTGASVWENAQPTFRATAHGSIALGHNGNLVNTAQLAEMVADLPKENGRPTRVAATNDTDLVTALLAGQTDDDGKPLTVEEAAAKILPDVQGAFSLVFMDEHTLYAARDPQGIRPLVLGRLERGWVVASEGAALDICGASFVREIEPGELIAIDENGLRTQRFAEAKPKGCVFEYVYLARPDTDIAGRNVYLSRVEMGRKLAKEAPVEADLVIATPESGTPAAIGYAEASGIPYGSGLVKNAYVGRTFIQPSQTIRQLGIRLKLNPLKEVIRGKRLVVVDDSIVRGNTQRALVKMLREAGAAEVHIRISSPPVKWPCFFGIDFATRAELIANGMTIDEIGVSLGADSLSYISLDGMIEATTIAKPNLCRACFDGEYPMDLPDPELLGKQLLETELAAGPANAAAEALRRP
- the purM gene encoding phosphoribosylformylglycinamidine cyclo-ligase, translating into MSDTTTGASYAAAGVDIEAGDRAVELMKEWVKKTKRPEVLGGLGGFAGLFDASALKRYERPLLASATDGVGTKVDLARKMGVYDTIGHDLVGMVVDDLVVCGAEPLFMTDYICVGKVHPERVAAIVKGIAEGCVLAGCALVGGETAEHPGLLGEDDFDVAGAGTGVVEADQLLGPDRIRTGDAVIAMASSGLHSNGYSLVRHVVFDRAGWSLDREVPEFGRTLGEELLEPTKIYSLDCLALTRTTEVHAFSHVTGGGLAANLARVVPDALHARVDRSTWTPGAVFDLVGRAGNVERLELEKTLNMGVGMIAVVPADSADAALTTLADRGVHAWVAGEITERGGHATGAALSGDYAG